TTCCTTCCGTTTACACGGAAACAAGGGACTCACGACGGGGCCTCCTGTTGAGGTTGATCGAACTAATTACCGGCAGGCGGTGCCCGAGTTTAAACCCCACGATGATCCAATCTTCAAGTGTGGAGCGTAGTTCATTCTCGCATCCTTTAAGGGTTTTGGAGAATGCTATCACTCCCTTGCATTTGGGTAGACGTCCGGCAAACGAGCCATCGTCAAGCTTGTCGTATTCAGCGAGAGCCATTGCGGCATTGATATATTCCGTAAAAGTAAATTCCATTTATCACCTCCACCTTCAATGATACATCATAGGGTTAGTTATAGTCAGTTCTGCGTTTTTTGCAATAGGGTTTTATCTGTGTGCAAACAACATCGCTATTGAGCCTCGCAGTCGGCAATCAGATGAGTGTATAAAAGAAAAGGGGTCATCGATGAGATGACCCCTTTTCTTTCGGTCCGTTGCTGTAAATGTTTACTCGCTCTTTTCCCTGCTGCTCTTCGGCCTTTTATTCTGGTCGAGGATCTTCTTTCGCAGTCGGATGGAATGTGGCGTTACTTCCACGAGTTCGTCTTCCTTGATGAACTCAAGCGACTGCTCAAGCGACAGCAGCCGATGGGGCACGAGGCGGAGCGCTTCGTCGGCGCCCGACGCGCGCATGTTCGTCAGCTTCTTTTCCTTGATCACATTCACGTCCATGTCGTTCTCGCGCGAGTTCTCTCCCACGATCATGCCTTCGTATACCGCCGTGCTTTCATTGATGAAGAGCTCGCCGCGGGGCTGGATGTGGTAGAGGGCATAGGTCGTGGTCTTGCCTGCACGGTCGGCCACGAGCGCTCCGGTGGAGCGCTTGGCGATCGCGCCCTGCCAGGGTTCGTACCCGTCGAAGAGGTGGTTCAAGAGGCCGGTGCCCCGGGTGTCGGTCAGGAACTCCGACCGGAAGCCGATGAGACCGCGCGCGGGGATGCGGAACTCGAGCCTGACGCGGCCGTGACCATTGTTCGCCATCTTGGTCATGCGGCCTTTGCGGGAACCGAGCTTCTGGGTCACTACTCCTATGAATTCATCAGGGCAATCGATGACCAGGTTTTCCATGGGCTCGAACGTTTTTCCGTCGCGGATCTTTGTAATGGTCTCGGGCTGGGAGACAGAAAGCTCATAGCCTTCCCGCCGCATCATCTCGATCAGGATCGCAAGCTGAAGTTCGCCGCGTCCCAGGACCTTGAAGCTGTCAGTGGCATCGCCTGGTTCGACCTTGATCGCCACGTTGTACAGGAGTTCCTTCTCGAGCCGCTCCTTCAAATGGCGGGAGGTGACGAACTTGCCTTCCTTGCCGGCAAAGGGCGAATTGTTGATCGAAAAAATCATCGAGATCGTGGGCTCATCCACGGCAATGCGGGGCAGGGGCTTCGGGTTTTCCGGATCAGTGATCGTATCGCCGATGTTCACGCCTTCAATGCCGGCCAGTGCCACGATGTCCCCGACCGTGGCGCTGGGCGTGTCCACGCGTTTCAGACCCTCAAACGAAAAGAGCGACGTGATCTTGGTTTTGACCATATCACCGCTCTGGGTGATCACGCCGATGGGCTCGGCGACCCTTGCCGTGCCGGCGAAGATCTTTCCGATGGCCAGCCGTCCGACATAATCGTTATAAATGATGTTCATGACCAGGAGCTGGAGCGGCGCGGTCTCGTCGCCTTCAGCCTGCGGTACGGTATTCACGATCAGATCGAAGAGGGGCTTCAGGTTAGTACCTTCATCCTCCATCTTCAGTTTGGCGATGCCGTCCCGTGCGTTGGTGTACACAACGGGGAAGTCGAGCTGGGCATCGTTTGCGTCGAGGTCGATAAACAGGTCGTACACCTCATCCACCACTTCGGTGATCCGGGCGTCGGGACGGTCTATCTTATTGATGACGAGGATCGGCGGCAGCCCGAGCTCGAGCGCCTTCTTGAGCACGAAGCGGGTCTGGGGCAACGGCCCTTCCGAGGCGTCCACGAGCAACAGGACGCCATCCACCATCTTGAGGGTGCGTTCCACTTCGCCGCCGAAGTCCGCGTGGCCCGGAGTGTCCACAATATTGATCTTCACGCCGTTGTAGTGCAGGGACGTGTTCTTGGCCATGATGGTGATCCCGCGCTCGCGCTCGAGATCGATGTTGTCCATCACCCGCTCCTGGACTCGCTCATTGTCGCGGAAGGTGCCGCTTTGGCGCAGGAGCGTGTCCACGAGGGTCGTCTTGCCGTGGTCAACATGGGCGATGATGGCGATGTTGCGAAGGTCTGTTCTTTTTATCATTCTTTTTATCCTTTTTTACCACGATGAGCACGAAGAAGTTCTTGGTGACAGGGGTTTTTCGTGGAACGCAGTGGGTTCTTTACAAGCTGGGCATACTACCCTGTCAGACCCGTCTTGTCAATGGAATAATACGTTCTCGCAGGTAATGCGGCGAAGCTTGAAACACGACCTTCGCAGCAGCAAGTCCTGGAAATGAATTTGCTGATCGCCCTTGCAAGCAAGTCGGGGCTGAATACCCCCCGGGGCAAATCGCCCTGCAAAATGCCGGACCTGTCATTTCCGCATGCCGGTCATTCTTTCCGCTCAAAGAAACAGTTGAAGGCTGATGTTGGAATCGGGAAATCGTGTATAATAGAAACATTCAGCATCATTCCTCAGGAGGTATTCTATGGAAGCGGTATCAGAAAGACTGCTTTCGTCGATCGTTATGGTGAGCATGCTGGTCATTGGTTGTACCGGGGTGCGGCCAGTAAACCTCGGAACCAAAGAGGGCAAACTTGCGCTGTGTCCCTCCTCGCCCAACTGCGTGTCGAGCCAGAGCTCTGATCACGAGCATGCCGTTGAACCGCTGTTGTTCTCCGGGACGACCGCCGGGGCGCACGAGGCGCTCAGAAATATCCTTCTCAGCATGAAGAGGTCCCGGATAATCACTGATACAGACAGCTATGTTCACGCCGAGTTTACGAGCGCGATCTTCCGGTTCGTTGACGATGTGGAATTTTTGCTCGATGAAAGCACGAAGGTCATCCATGTCCGGTCAGCATC
The nucleotide sequence above comes from Nitrospirota bacterium. Encoded proteins:
- a CDS encoding DUF1499 domain-containing protein, whose amino-acid sequence is MEAVSERLLSSIVMVSMLVIGCTGVRPVNLGTKEGKLALCPSSPNCVSSQSSDHEHAVEPLLFSGTTAGAHEALRNILLSMKRSRIITDTDSYVHAEFTSAIFRFVDDVEFLLDESTKVIHVRSASRLGKSDLGVNRKRVEDIRARWKAAGK
- a CDS encoding type II toxin-antitoxin system HicB family antitoxin; this encodes MEFTFTEYINAAMALAEYDKLDDGSFAGRLPKCKGVIAFSKTLKGCENELRSTLEDWIIVGFKLGHRLPVISSINLNRRPRRESLVSV
- the typA gene encoding translational GTPase TypA, translated to MIKRTDLRNIAIIAHVDHGKTTLVDTLLRQSGTFRDNERVQERVMDNIDLERERGITIMAKNTSLHYNGVKINIVDTPGHADFGGEVERTLKMVDGVLLLVDASEGPLPQTRFVLKKALELGLPPILVINKIDRPDARITEVVDEVYDLFIDLDANDAQLDFPVVYTNARDGIAKLKMEDEGTNLKPLFDLIVNTVPQAEGDETAPLQLLVMNIIYNDYVGRLAIGKIFAGTARVAEPIGVITQSGDMVKTKITSLFSFEGLKRVDTPSATVGDIVALAGIEGVNIGDTITDPENPKPLPRIAVDEPTISMIFSINNSPFAGKEGKFVTSRHLKERLEKELLYNVAIKVEPGDATDSFKVLGRGELQLAILIEMMRREGYELSVSQPETITKIRDGKTFEPMENLVIDCPDEFIGVVTQKLGSRKGRMTKMANNGHGRVRLEFRIPARGLIGFRSEFLTDTRGTGLLNHLFDGYEPWQGAIAKRSTGALVADRAGKTTTYALYHIQPRGELFINESTAVYEGMIVGENSRENDMDVNVIKEKKLTNMRASGADEALRLVPHRLLSLEQSLEFIKEDELVEVTPHSIRLRKKILDQNKRPKSSREKSE